In the Pseudanabaena sp. PCC 7367 genome, one interval contains:
- a CDS encoding type IV pilin-like G/H family protein yields MKFELKYKLVEYLLNRQNNSWSESHGFTLIELLVVIVIIGILAAISLPTFLNQASKARHSEAKTYVSAMNRAQQTYFIEKQQFACNADIGFLGLGIPANTPNFNYEIAPGTNCIGVTGITNRARPLPTRPLKAHLGGVSISNSSAILEATALSTLCEADQIASIAGAPQGTETMNYSTGAAPSCPANYLAIN; encoded by the coding sequence ATGAAGTTTGAGTTAAAGTACAAGCTAGTTGAATATCTATTGAACAGGCAAAATAATTCGTGGTCAGAAAGTCATGGCTTTACTCTGATCGAGTTGTTGGTTGTGATTGTAATTATCGGTATCCTGGCAGCCATTTCACTGCCAACATTCTTAAACCAAGCCAGTAAAGCCAGGCATTCTGAAGCAAAGACATACGTCAGTGCAATGAATCGGGCTCAACAGACCTACTTTATCGAGAAGCAACAATTTGCTTGTAATGCTGATATTGGTTTTCTTGGACTGGGCATTCCTGCTAATACCCCTAACTTCAATTACGAGATCGCACCGGGTACTAATTGCATTGGTGTTACGGGGATCACCAATCGCGCCAGACCCCTTCCCACGCGACCGCTTAAAGCGCACCTTGGTGGGGTAAGCATCTCTAATTCTTCGGCGATCCTTGAAGCTACCGCCTTGTCCACACTTTGTGAAGCCGATCAAATTGCCTCTATTGCTGGTGCTCCACAGGGCACCGAAACCATGAACTATAGTACTGGTGCTGCTCCGTCTTGCCCAGCTAATTACTTGGCGATCAATTAA
- a CDS encoding type IV pilin-like G/H family protein, producing MKSEFKAKLLNHLLNRKNAEKGFTLIELLVVIIIIGILAAIALPSFLNQANKARQSEAKTYVGSMNRAQQAYFLEKQQFACNDDFGSLGLGIPSGTDNYGYFINPVASAACIGAVVVTNQAQPAVNGAVGVTTATVKAYIGGVNIATPPASSDATTLATLCEADTAPVNNPALVGTQTFPVVAAATQAPQCPANYQAIN from the coding sequence ATGAAATCCGAATTCAAAGCAAAACTACTAAATCATCTCCTCAACAGAAAGAACGCCGAAAAAGGTTTTACCCTAATTGAGCTTCTAGTTGTCATCATCATCATCGGTATTCTCGCTGCGATCGCTTTGCCTTCCTTCCTCAACCAGGCCAACAAAGCACGTCAATCTGAAGCCAAGACCTACGTTGGTTCCATGAACCGCGCTCAGCAAGCCTACTTCCTCGAAAAGCAGCAGTTTGCATGTAATGATGACTTTGGTTCCCTTGGTTTAGGTATCCCCTCTGGTACTGATAATTACGGTTATTTTATCAACCCTGTAGCAAGTGCAGCTTGCATTGGTGCAGTAGTTGTAACTAATCAAGCCCAACCTGCAGTTAATGGTGCCGTCGGTGTTACCACTGCAACTGTAAAGGCATACATTGGTGGTGTAAACATTGCTACTCCACCTGCTAGCAGCGATGCAACAACTCTAGCTACTCTCTGTGAAGCTGATACTGCTCCTGTTAATAACCCTGCTCTAGTTGGTACCCAAACATTTCCTGTTGTTGCTGCTGCTACTCAAGCACCTCAATGTCCTGCTAACTATCAAGCTATCAACTAG
- a CDS encoding IS1 family transposase (programmed frameshift) translates to MDTSKLTCPRCNSLKIVKNGKIHNGKQNFKCKQCNRQFVANSKKKYIANETKAQIDKLLLERVSLAGIARVVGVSPRWLQQYVNHKYAQVPQQVQVQAKKKGNLTIQMDELWSFVGKKRVKVWVWLAIDVNTKEIVGVHIGSRDEVGAQGLWQSLPPVYRQCAVCYTDFWRAYAQVVPSMRHQPVDKGSGLTNKIERFNCTLRQRASRLVRKTLSFSKKLANHVGAIWLFVHHYNSSLLV, encoded by the exons ATGGATACATCTAAGCTAACTTGTCCAAGATGCAATTCACTCAAAATTGTCAAAAATGGCAAAATTCACAACGGTAAACAAAACTTCAAATGTAAACAATGCAATAGACAATTTGTAGCCAATTCTAAGAAGAAATATATCGCTAATGAGACTAAAGCTCAAATCGACAAACTTCTGCTAGAGAGGGTTTCACTCGCAGGTATTGCCAGAGTTGTAGGTGTATCACCAAGATGGCTACAGCAATATGTTAATCACAAATATGCTCAAGTGCCCCAACAAGTGCAGGTACAGGCTAAAAAAAAGGGCA ACTTAACCATTCAAATGGATGAGCTGTGGTCTTTTGTAGGCAAGAAACGAGTCAAGGTTTGGGTTTGGTTAGCTATAGATGTTAATACTAAGGAGATCGTAGGAGTGCATATCGGGTCTAGAGATGAGGTTGGTGCTCAAGGATTATGGCAGTCTTTACCACCCGTTTATCGACAATGTGCGGTTTGTTACACTGATTTCTGGCGTGCCTATGCTCAGGTAGTTCCGAGTATGCGTCATCAACCAGTGGACAAAGGTTCAGGCTTGACAAACAAAATTGAGCGATTTAATTGCACTCTTAGGCAAAGAGCTTCAAGACTGGTTCGCAAAACTCTTTCTTTCTCGAAAAAGTTAGCTAACCATGTTGGCGCTATCTGGTTATTTGTGCATCATTACAACTCATCCTTACTTGTATAG
- a CDS encoding DUF5674 family protein, which yields MTVLIIEQPATIEQIEQMAEIYYGLRIKLAVDIDRQFLAGGGELHFDCEQALLNYGCLQKNIWGADWYPTTREVEFESIINLRASQGNNSTVLQDSDIREQVEAITRKLLEIA from the coding sequence TTGACAGTTCTAATCATTGAGCAGCCAGCCACAATTGAACAAATTGAGCAGATGGCAGAGATTTACTATGGACTCAGGATCAAATTAGCTGTCGATATCGATAGGCAGTTCCTTGCTGGTGGTGGTGAGCTACATTTTGATTGTGAGCAAGCTTTATTGAATTATGGTTGCCTTCAAAAAAATATCTGGGGAGCAGATTGGTATCCTACAACTAGAGAAGTTGAGTTTGAATCAATTATTAATCTCAGAGCCAGCCAGGGAAATAACTCAACTGTTTTGCAAGATTCTGATATCAGGGAGCAGGTCGAAGCCATAACTCGAAAATTACTGGAGATCGCCTAA